The following proteins are encoded in a genomic region of Diabrotica virgifera virgifera chromosome 1, PGI_DIABVI_V3a:
- the LOC114324292 gene encoding transcription factor SPT20 homolog isoform X1, whose amino-acid sequence MRIFIALISLLICGDIFISQTEARRVRIQQPDEEEEQETVSYYAAEPQEERGQVVLVSSADRYNGLYGQQAASSRSIDNNYIPRGSARANEGRTKARDEVKAPPVQTIRNYNKVNDDGSFTFGYEAADGSFKEETRGTDCVVRGKYGYVDPDGNKREFTYVSGNPCDPNAPKEEEEAENEADNENIPANYPSRPIQPQYRRPPVTAAPKPAVTLFQTNYAQEEEEPEPEQLLRVTPQPQPVRRPTYISRPQYVPQTTPTVEERPNYRQQVLSSTTPSSVIYRTSAHPISITPRPVTTTTKRPQLPATTYRPQLLQVSVTPRPNSLLYSKQLQSTLQPTAFPEKNDFESEFHRFQQENNIVSPTPTPFTVKPTTPKPKPAGNPGQVYSTALVYDPSTGQYNNQIYQALPQSDGDFLLKQRIQPYVQRPRPQVLNIQQLQQQSPLYSQNLRPQPIPQAAYQAQQSELQFQNSAQLYAQQQHAREQQREQQRHQQQVRPQQQQVYYLQPSVDQQGGLAASQIDAFLRGHNIQF is encoded by the exons ttgataTCTCTCCTGATATGCGGAGACATATTCATCAGCCAAACCGAAGCAAGGAGAGTGCGTATACAACAGCccgatgaagaagaagaacaagaaactgTCAGCTACTATGCGGCCGAACCTCAAGAAGAAAGAGGACAAGTGGTGTTGGTGTCTTCAGCAGATAGATACAATG GTCTGTATGGTCAGCAAGCTGCTTCTTCAAGAAGCATCGACAACAACTATATTCCAAGGGGATCTGCACGTGCAAATGAAGGCAGAACGAAGGCTCGCGATGAAGTGAAAGCGCCACCTGTGCAAACCATCAGGAACTATAATAAAGTCAACGATGACGGATCTTTCACCTTTGGATATGAAGCTGCCGATGGCAGTTTCAAAGAGGAAACTAGAG GCACTGACTGTGTAGTAAGAGGAAAATATGGCTACGTAGACCCTGATGGCAACAAGAGAGAATTCACCTATGTATCAGGAAACCCATGCGATCCTAATGCCCCCAAAGAAGAAGAGGAAGCGGAAAACGAAGCCGACAACGAAAACATTCCTGCTAATTATCCCTCACGTCCTATCCAACCGCAATATCGTAGACCTCCAGTAACAGCTGCACCCAAGCCTGCTGTGACTCTATTCCAGACTAACTATgcccaagaagaagaagaaccagaGCCTGAGCAGCTATTACGAGTGACACCACAACCACAG CCTGTGCGTCGCCCAACATACATTTCACGCCCACAATACGTGCCACAGACAACACCCACAGTAGAAGAGCGCCCAAATTACCGTCAACAAGTACTTTCTAGCACAACGCCATCTTCTGTGATCTACAGAACCAGCGCTCATCCTATTAGCATCACTCCCAGACCAGTAACTACTACCACCAAACGACCGCAACTTCCAGCAACCACTTATAGACCACAGCTGCTTCAAGTTAGTGTTACGCCAAGACCCAATTCTCTATTGTATTCTAAACAGTTACAA TCCACTTTACAGCCCACTGCCTTCCCTGAAAAGAACGACTTTGAATCGGAATTCCACAGGTTCCAACAGGAAAATAATATAGTGTCTCCTACGCCAACACCTTTTACTGTAAAACCGACTACACCTAAGCCTAAACCTGCAGGAAATCCAG GTCAGGTTTACTCTACTGCCTTAGTTTATGATCCTTCCACTGGACAGTACAACAACCAGATTTACCAAGCACTACCGCAATCAGATGGAGACTTCCTATTGAAGCAAAGAATACAACCATACGTTCAAAGACCTCGTCCACAAGTACTGAACATCCAACAACTTCAGCAGCAAAGTCCACTTTATTCTCAAAATCTAAGGCCACAGCCTATACCACAG gctGCCTATCAAGCCCAACAGTCTGAGCTCCAATTCCAGAACTCTGCGCAACTTTACGCGCAGCAACAGCATGCCAGAGAGCAGCAGCGAGAGCAGCAAAGACACCAACAACAAGTGAGACCTCAACAGCAACAGGTGTACTACCTTCAGCCCTCTGTGGACCAACAGGGTGGACTAGCGGCCAGTCAGATCGACGCGTTTCTCAGGGGGCACAATATTCAGTTCTAG